The following are encoded in a window of Arthrobacter sp. NicSoilB4 genomic DNA:
- a CDS encoding phosphoglyceromutase, which translates to MTYKLILLRHGHSEWNAKNLFTGWVDVDLNDQGRAEAIRGGELLVENNILPDIVYTSLLKRAINTANMTLDKADRGWIPVKRDWRLNERHYGALQGKDKAQTLAEYGEEQFMTWRRSYDTPPPPLADDSEFSQAHDPRYADLGDALPRTECLKDVLVRLLPYWESDIKEDLKAGKTVLVTAHGNSLRALVKHLDGISDEAIAGLNIPTGIPLVYDLDENFEPLNPGGTYLDPEAAAEAIQAVANQGKK; encoded by the coding sequence ATGACTTACAAGCTGATTCTGCTGCGCCACGGCCACAGCGAATGGAACGCCAAGAACCTGTTCACCGGCTGGGTGGACGTTGACCTGAACGACCAGGGCCGGGCCGAGGCGATCCGCGGTGGCGAGCTTCTCGTGGAGAACAACATCCTCCCGGACATCGTGTACACCTCGCTCCTGAAGCGGGCCATCAACACGGCCAACATGACCCTCGACAAGGCGGACCGCGGCTGGATCCCGGTCAAGCGGGACTGGCGGCTGAACGAGCGCCACTACGGGGCCCTGCAGGGCAAGGACAAGGCCCAGACGCTGGCCGAATACGGCGAGGAGCAGTTCATGACCTGGCGCCGGTCCTACGACACCCCGCCGCCGCCCCTGGCCGACGATTCAGAGTTCTCCCAGGCGCATGATCCGCGGTACGCGGACCTCGGCGACGCCCTGCCCCGCACCGAGTGCCTCAAAGATGTCCTGGTCCGCCTGCTGCCCTACTGGGAATCGGACATCAAGGAAGACCTCAAGGCCGGCAAGACTGTCCTGGTCACGGCCCACGGCAACTCGCTGCGCGCCCTCGTCAAGCACCTCGACGGCATCAGCGACGAAGCCATTGCCGGGCTGAACATCCCCACCGGCATCCCGCTGGTCTACGACCTGGACGAGAACTTCGAGCCGCTGAATCCGGGCGGCACCTACCTCGATCCCGAGGCCGCGGCTGAGGCCATCCAGGCCGTCGCCAACCAAGGCAAGAAATAG
- a CDS encoding DUF2516 family protein produces MDGRALIYYVETGIYFLLALVALALEVWAFFDCLRHKANAFEAVSKRTKTFWLAVTGGALAVGLLSLLGGGGGGLLGPLGLFGLVAVTAASVYLADVRPAVKDAGRGGSRNMGPYGPW; encoded by the coding sequence ATGGACGGAAGAGCGCTTATTTACTATGTCGAAACAGGGATCTATTTTCTCCTGGCCCTCGTAGCACTCGCCCTCGAGGTGTGGGCGTTCTTTGACTGCCTGCGTCACAAGGCGAATGCCTTCGAAGCCGTGTCCAAGCGCACCAAGACCTTCTGGCTGGCCGTCACCGGCGGCGCCCTGGCCGTGGGCCTGCTCTCCCTCCTGGGCGGCGGGGGCGGAGGCCTCCTGGGCCCACTGGGGCTTTTCGGACTTGTCGCGGTGACGGCAGCGTCCGTCTACCTCGCCGACGTCCGCCCGGCGGTCAAGGACGCCGGCCGCGGCGGGAGCCGCAACATGGGTCCCTACGGCCCCTGGTGA
- a CDS encoding PLP-dependent transferase: MSLSEEQAAALSAETVVVAAGRPPRQRDEPVNPPLVLSSTYFGTGPLGDGDRGYGRYSNPTWDPFEEALGQLEGAALPGLLYASGLAAVSSALSLVPAGGVLVMPSHSYAGSLVMATELAEKGFLELRTVDIADTDAVLAQLAPADGRPASMLWLESPTNPMLGVADIRALTAAAHAAGAVVVTDNTFSTPLVQQPLALGSDVVLHSVTKYLSGHSDVVLGALVTSDAGLRASLLHHRTIHGGIAGPFEAWLALRGLRTLALRVERSQASAAVLAERLSTHPRVGSIRFPGLPSDPGHERAKSQMKGFGSVLCIEMAPIAGGGNSGSGDGGLDGGLSGADAADRMIQALKLWLPATSLGGVESLIERRRRHLAEPASVPDNLVRMSIGIENVEDLWADLEQALATLDG, from the coding sequence ATGAGTCTTTCCGAAGAACAGGCAGCCGCGCTCTCCGCAGAAACAGTCGTTGTGGCGGCGGGTCGGCCGCCGCGCCAGCGTGATGAGCCGGTCAACCCTCCGCTGGTGCTTTCCTCGACCTACTTCGGCACCGGACCGCTGGGCGACGGCGACCGCGGCTACGGGCGGTATTCCAACCCCACCTGGGACCCTTTCGAGGAAGCCCTCGGCCAGCTTGAAGGCGCCGCGCTCCCGGGCCTGCTCTACGCTTCCGGCCTCGCTGCCGTCAGTTCGGCCCTGTCCCTGGTTCCCGCCGGGGGAGTGCTGGTCATGCCGTCCCACAGCTACGCAGGTTCCCTGGTGATGGCCACGGAACTTGCCGAGAAAGGCTTCCTGGAACTGCGGACGGTAGACATTGCGGACACCGACGCCGTCCTGGCGCAGCTCGCCCCGGCGGACGGGCGGCCCGCCAGCATGCTCTGGCTGGAGAGCCCCACCAATCCGATGCTGGGCGTCGCGGACATCCGTGCGCTGACCGCCGCCGCGCACGCGGCGGGCGCCGTCGTCGTCACCGACAACACGTTCTCCACCCCCCTCGTGCAGCAGCCGCTGGCGCTGGGTTCCGACGTCGTCCTGCATTCGGTGACGAAGTACCTCTCCGGCCACTCCGACGTTGTGCTCGGCGCCCTGGTGACGTCCGACGCCGGACTCCGCGCCTCGCTGCTGCACCACCGCACGATCCACGGCGGCATCGCGGGACCCTTCGAGGCCTGGCTGGCGCTGCGCGGGCTGCGCACGCTGGCCCTGCGGGTCGAGCGGTCGCAGGCCTCGGCGGCGGTGCTGGCCGAGCGGCTGAGCACGCACCCCCGGGTCGGCAGCATCCGTTTCCCGGGCCTCCCCTCGGATCCCGGCCACGAACGGGCCAAAAGCCAGATGAAGGGGTTCGGCTCGGTGCTGTGCATCGAAATGGCCCCGATCGCCGGCGGCGGAAACAGCGGCAGCGGCGACGGTGGCCTCGACGGCGGCCTCAGCGGAGCTGACGCGGCGGACAGGATGATCCAGGCCCTTAAGCTGTGGCTGCCGGCCACTTCGCTGGGCGGCGTGGAGTCCCTGATCGAACGGCGGCGCCGCCACCTGGCCGAGCCGGCCAGTGTGCCGGACAACCTGGTCCGGATGAGCATCGGGATCGAAAACGTCGAGGATCTTTGGGCCGATTTGGAACAGGCCTTGGCGACGTTGGACGGCTAG
- a CDS encoding class I SAM-dependent methyltransferase, translated as MEKRSVEKRGPAQSGPRAGRPVGNITRGTTNPNRMRRLDRWLTGPQAWRLRAAANPLVVDLGYGASPATAVELFERLSAVRPDVRVVGVEIEPERVRLARELERPGLSFQLGGFELPVAGRPVLVRAFNVLRQYEEADVAAIWRLVQGRLAPEGLFIDGTCDEIGRRVTWVALDAQRPLSLSLSMRFGSFALPSEVAERLPKALIHRNVPGENVHAFLQAMDKAWLEAAPLASFGNRQRWTAMCRALRDGGWPVLDGPSRWRLGELTVGWDAVAPG; from the coding sequence ATGGAAAAACGCAGCGTCGAAAAGCGCGGCCCTGCGCAAAGCGGACCGCGCGCCGGCAGGCCGGTGGGCAACATTACCCGCGGCACCACCAACCCCAACCGGATGCGCCGACTGGACCGCTGGCTGACTGGTCCGCAGGCCTGGCGGCTGCGCGCGGCCGCCAATCCCCTTGTGGTGGATCTGGGCTACGGCGCCTCCCCGGCCACCGCCGTCGAACTCTTTGAAAGGCTGTCCGCGGTCCGTCCCGATGTGCGGGTGGTCGGCGTCGAAATCGAGCCCGAGCGGGTCCGGCTGGCCAGGGAACTGGAACGCCCCGGACTGAGCTTCCAGCTGGGCGGGTTCGAACTGCCGGTGGCCGGCCGGCCCGTTCTCGTGCGGGCATTCAATGTGCTGCGGCAATACGAGGAAGCCGACGTCGCGGCGATCTGGCGGCTCGTGCAGGGCCGGCTGGCGCCGGAGGGGCTGTTCATTGACGGCACGTGTGACGAGATCGGCCGCCGGGTGACGTGGGTGGCGCTGGACGCCCAGCGGCCGCTGAGCCTGAGCCTGTCCATGCGGTTTGGCAGTTTTGCGCTGCCCTCGGAGGTGGCCGAGCGGCTGCCGAAGGCGCTTATCCACCGGAACGTTCCCGGCGAGAACGTCCACGCCTTCCTGCAGGCAATGGACAAGGCCTGGCTGGAGGCGGCGCCGCTGGCCTCGTTTGGGAACCGGCAGCGCTGGACGGCCATGTGCCGGGCACTGCGCGACGGCGGCTGGCCGGTCCTTGACGGCCCGTCCCGGTGGCGCTTGGGCGAACTGACGGTCGGCTGGGACGCAGTCGCGCCTGGTTAG
- a CDS encoding response regulator transcription factor, whose amino-acid sequence MSRILVVEDEESFSDPLSYLLGKEGFEVEVVDNGIDAITEFDRNGADLVLLDLQLPGQSGTEVCRQLRQRSSVPVIMLTAKDAEIDKVVGLELGADDYVTKPYSSRELVARVRAVLRRQSEPEELVSSTVQAGPVRMDIERHVVTVSGEQVSLPLKEFELLEMLLRNSGRVLTRGQLIDRVWGSDYVGDTKTLDVHVKRLRSKVEPDPSAPRHLITVRGLGYKFDP is encoded by the coding sequence TTGAGCAGGATTCTAGTTGTCGAGGACGAAGAGTCGTTCAGCGACCCGTTGTCCTATCTGTTGGGCAAGGAAGGGTTCGAGGTGGAGGTGGTGGACAACGGAATTGACGCCATCACCGAATTCGACCGCAACGGCGCCGACCTGGTGCTGCTGGACCTGCAGCTGCCCGGGCAGTCGGGCACTGAGGTCTGCCGGCAACTGCGGCAGCGCTCGTCGGTCCCGGTCATCATGTTGACGGCGAAGGACGCGGAGATCGACAAGGTCGTGGGGCTGGAACTCGGCGCCGACGACTACGTCACCAAGCCCTACTCGTCCCGGGAACTGGTGGCCCGTGTCCGGGCCGTGCTGCGGCGCCAGAGCGAGCCCGAGGAACTGGTGTCCAGCACTGTGCAGGCGGGACCGGTCCGGATGGACATTGAGCGGCATGTGGTCACTGTCAGCGGCGAGCAGGTCTCCCTCCCGCTGAAGGAATTCGAGCTGCTGGAGATGCTGCTGCGGAACTCCGGCCGGGTCCTGACCCGCGGGCAGTTGATCGACCGGGTCTGGGGCTCGGACTACGTGGGGGACACCAAAACCCTGGATGTCCACGTCAAACGGCTTCGCAGCAAGGTCGAGCCGGACCCCTCGGCGCCGCGGCACCTGATCACGGTCCGCGGCCTCGGCTACAAGTTCGACCCCTAA
- a CDS encoding ATP-binding protein yields the protein MLIGVIAGLVGLSLGVFGVLAFRVSEQQRKLVDVEFEDPSLPEGAAEVLAAVGRAFVVVDAIDGVVRASPAAYAYGLVRGHTLVHQQLLEMTAKVRRDGVILERLLELPRGPLGQGTIVVQVRAAVIAEEYILLLADDRTEVTRTEEVRNDFVANVSHELKTPVGAISLLAEALESSADDPEAVRRFAKRTHKESARLAALVQDIIELSRLQGANVAQQGRAVDINTVVAEAVDRSQLPAESKSIELVVGGHADAKVYGDQDQLVTALRNLIDNAIRYSPENTRVGIGIRSKDGLVAVSVTDQGEGLSPEDQERVFERFYRVDAARSRHTGGTGLGLSIVKHVVANHGGEVTLWSKPGQGSTFTIRLPELEGQDDDGAEARGPAARAASHAAEHNPSPNPRSIRRDAAGAHEQGATA from the coding sequence ATGCTCATCGGCGTGATCGCCGGCCTGGTCGGCCTGTCGCTTGGCGTCTTCGGCGTGCTCGCGTTCCGGGTCAGCGAGCAGCAGCGCAAACTCGTCGACGTCGAGTTCGAGGATCCGTCACTTCCAGAGGGAGCCGCCGAGGTGCTCGCCGCCGTCGGCCGGGCCTTCGTAGTGGTGGACGCGATCGACGGCGTCGTCCGGGCCAGCCCCGCCGCCTACGCCTACGGCCTGGTGCGCGGCCACACCCTGGTCCACCAGCAGCTGCTGGAGATGACGGCCAAAGTGCGGCGCGACGGCGTCATCCTCGAACGGCTCCTCGAACTGCCGAGGGGTCCGCTGGGCCAGGGCACCATCGTGGTGCAGGTGCGGGCGGCCGTCATTGCGGAGGAGTACATCCTCCTGCTCGCCGACGACCGGACCGAGGTCACCCGCACGGAGGAAGTCCGGAACGACTTCGTCGCCAACGTCTCGCACGAACTGAAAACCCCGGTCGGGGCCATCTCGCTGCTGGCGGAGGCGCTTGAGTCCTCTGCGGATGACCCGGAGGCCGTGCGACGCTTCGCCAAACGCACCCACAAGGAATCCGCCCGGCTGGCCGCCCTGGTGCAGGACATCATCGAGCTCTCCCGGCTGCAGGGCGCCAACGTCGCGCAGCAGGGACGGGCGGTGGACATCAACACCGTGGTCGCTGAGGCGGTGGACCGGTCCCAGCTGCCGGCGGAAAGCAAGTCCATCGAGCTGGTGGTCGGCGGGCATGCGGACGCCAAGGTCTACGGCGACCAGGACCAGTTGGTGACGGCGCTGCGCAACCTGATCGACAACGCCATCCGCTACTCCCCGGAAAACACCAGGGTCGGGATCGGCATCCGGTCCAAGGACGGCCTCGTGGCCGTGTCCGTGACGGACCAGGGCGAGGGACTCAGCCCGGAGGACCAGGAACGCGTCTTTGAACGCTTCTACCGCGTGGACGCCGCACGGTCCCGCCATACCGGCGGCACCGGCCTGGGCCTGAGCATCGTCAAGCACGTCGTGGCCAACCACGGCGGCGAGGTGACCCTCTGGTCCAAGCCCGGCCAGGGCTCCACCTTCACCATCCGGCTTCCGGAGCTGGAAGGCCAGGACGACGACGGTGCCGAGGCGCGCGGCCCGGCGGCCCGTGCGGCCTCCCATGCTGCGGAGCACAACCCGTCCCCGAACCCACGATCCATACGACGCGACGCCGCAGGCGCCCATGAGCAAGGAGCTACCGCTTGA
- the phoU gene encoding phosphate signaling complex protein PhoU produces the protein MRKVFQEELAQVGEQLVEISKLVSEAIGKATTAFEGADIDLAEDVIAADARIDFLQNSLDERAIDILALQGPVASDLRMIVGSLRMSASLERMGDLARHLAQLARLRYPATVVPAQLHETFKSFAAYDLLIAEKLTVLLETRDLEVARDIMKANTAVNDLHLSVFQAIARSDWQESPATTVDVALASRYFERFADHGVSVAQKVTYLVTGAWQPNGIEHS, from the coding sequence GTGCGCAAGGTTTTTCAGGAAGAGCTCGCCCAAGTGGGGGAACAGCTCGTCGAAATCTCGAAGCTGGTCAGTGAGGCCATCGGGAAAGCAACGACTGCCTTCGAGGGCGCCGACATCGATCTGGCCGAGGATGTCATCGCGGCCGACGCGCGGATCGACTTTCTGCAGAACAGCCTGGACGAGCGTGCCATCGACATCCTCGCCCTGCAGGGTCCCGTGGCCAGCGACCTGAGGATGATCGTGGGCTCCCTCCGGATGAGCGCATCGCTGGAGCGGATGGGCGACCTCGCCCGCCATCTCGCCCAGCTCGCGCGCCTCCGCTACCCCGCAACCGTGGTTCCCGCCCAGCTGCACGAGACCTTCAAGAGCTTCGCCGCGTACGACCTGCTGATCGCGGAGAAGCTCACCGTGCTGCTGGAAACCCGGGATCTTGAAGTGGCCCGGGACATCATGAAGGCCAACACCGCCGTGAACGATCTGCACCTGAGCGTGTTCCAGGCGATCGCCCGGAGCGACTGGCAGGAGTCCCCCGCGACGACCGTCGACGTCGCACTGGCCAGCCGCTACTTCGAGCGCTTCGCGGATCACGGCGTCTCCGTCGCGCAGAAGGTCACCTACCTGGTCACCGGCGCCTGGCAGCCGAACGGCATCGAACACAGCTAG